From one Pseudomonas fluorescens genomic stretch:
- a CDS encoding acyl-CoA thioesterase — protein MIELEQEDPIPQGDLALQITALPRETNGFGDIFGGWLVAQMDLAGTAMASRVAGGRVATVAIDRMAFLVPVAVGAQLSFYTQTLEIGRSSIQMMVEVWSDDPLSSEWRKVTEAVFVFVAIDGSGRTRSVPPRR, from the coding sequence ATGATTGAACTCGAACAAGAAGATCCTATCCCGCAAGGCGACCTGGCCTTGCAAATCACTGCATTGCCCCGTGAAACCAACGGTTTCGGCGATATCTTTGGCGGCTGGCTAGTCGCCCAGATGGACCTGGCCGGTACCGCCATGGCCAGCCGCGTTGCCGGTGGCAGAGTGGCTACCGTGGCCATTGATCGCATGGCATTCCTGGTGCCGGTGGCTGTCGGCGCGCAGCTGTCCTTCTATACCCAGACCCTGGAAATCGGCCGTAGCTCGATTCAGATGATGGTTGAGGTGTGGAGCGACGATCCGTTGTCCAGCGAGTGGCGCAAGGTTACCGAAGCGGTATTCGTGTTTGTCGCCATCGACGGCAGCGGTCGCACCCGCTCGGTTCCTCCTCGTCGCTGA
- a CDS encoding MFS transporter, which translates to MTSVPGTIAQPSRPLTRSDYKTLSLSALGGALEFYDFIIFVFFATVVGKLFFPAEMPEWLRLMQTFGIFAAGYLARPLGGIVMAHFGDLLGRKKMFTLSIFMMAVPTLIMGLLPTYAQIGLWAPILLLVMRVIQGAAIGGEVPGAWVFVSEHVPARNTGYACGTLTAGLTAGILLGSLVATLINTVYSPQEVADYAWRIPFLLGGVFGLFAVYLRRWLHETPVFAEMQARKALAEEVPLRAVLRDHRGAIALSMLLTWLLSAGIVVVILMTPALLQSFYQVSPTDSLKANSLAIVLLSLGCIGTGALADRFGAGRVFIVGSLALLVTSWTFYHTLPSHPEWLFPLYALTGLCVGIVGAVPYVMVKAFPPVVRFSGLSFSYNLAYAIFGGLTPMVVTALLKVSPMAPAYYVAGICAIGLLVGIYLWLKGR; encoded by the coding sequence ATGACCTCCGTGCCCGGCACCATCGCGCAGCCTTCGAGGCCGCTGACCCGCAGTGACTACAAGACTTTGTCGCTTTCCGCCCTGGGCGGTGCGCTGGAGTTCTACGATTTCATCATCTTCGTGTTCTTCGCCACGGTGGTCGGCAAGCTGTTCTTTCCCGCCGAAATGCCTGAATGGCTGCGTTTGATGCAAACGTTTGGTATCTTCGCCGCCGGCTACCTGGCGCGGCCGCTGGGCGGCATCGTCATGGCCCACTTTGGCGACCTGCTGGGGCGCAAGAAGATGTTCACCCTGAGCATTTTCATGATGGCCGTGCCGACCCTGATCATGGGCCTGTTGCCAACCTACGCGCAGATCGGCCTGTGGGCACCGATCCTGCTGCTGGTGATGCGTGTGATCCAGGGCGCGGCAATTGGCGGTGAAGTGCCGGGCGCCTGGGTGTTCGTCTCCGAGCACGTGCCGGCCCGCAACACCGGCTACGCCTGCGGTACGCTGACGGCGGGCCTGACGGCCGGGATCCTGCTTGGCTCGTTGGTGGCAACGCTGATCAACACGGTTTACAGCCCGCAGGAAGTCGCCGATTACGCCTGGCGTATCCCGTTCCTGCTTGGCGGGGTGTTCGGTTTGTTCGCCGTGTACCTGCGTCGCTGGCTGCATGAAACCCCGGTGTTTGCCGAGATGCAGGCGCGCAAGGCGCTGGCCGAAGAGGTGCCGCTGCGTGCGGTGCTGCGTGACCACCGCGGTGCCATCGCGCTGTCTATGCTGCTGACCTGGCTGCTGTCGGCTGGCATCGTCGTGGTGATCCTGATGACCCCGGCGCTGCTGCAGAGCTTTTATCAGGTCAGCCCGACCGATTCGCTGAAGGCCAACAGCCTGGCCATTGTCCTGCTCAGCCTGGGCTGCATCGGTACCGGGGCTTTGGCCGACCGCTTTGGCGCCGGGCGGGTGTTCATTGTTGGCAGCCTGGCGTTGCTGGTGACTTCCTGGACTTTCTATCACACCTTGCCCAGCCATCCCGAGTGGCTGTTCCCGCTGTATGCCCTGACCGGCCTGTGTGTCGGCATCGTCGGCGCTGTGCCCTACGTCATGGTCAAGGCCTTCCCGCCAGTCGTACGTTTCAGCGGCCTGTCGTTTTCCTACAACCTGGCTTACGCGATCTTCGGTGGCCTGACGCCAATGGTGGTCACCGCGCTGCTTAAGGTCAGCCCGATGGCGCCGGCCTATTACGTTGCTGGTATCTGCGCCATTGGTCTGTTGGTGGGAATCTACCTTTGGCTCAAAGGTCGCTGA
- a CDS encoding S-type pyocin domain-containing protein — translation MRAEVLGLRPGQNLQALADAGGMAIIDHRLKTEQVAGGTAIHVAATGGTIAAEVPVRNAVLDPLSNTYVLDGETPGDKSLRFVADPDPAAHGATAQGTAGDLPGLLALGAPADSIPLGADLRIDDCIVCIPGQSPLYFTFAVRPVGSGVVNGTGQAVTHDWWEAVEKDAGAPVPMAVGERFRGREFTSFASFECALWRAVTEEGLLISQLDEINRKRLANGYAPYARKSDWLGERHEFEIRYARAAVYGTDSYNLDRISIHKPTAAQGLRPVTQPFAPWLSLELQGSLDLVTTQAHSVSGNRTWTPLVPPGREALGPTALPPGPSIPAVLPGTPLAPARPQIEILPGENIEDINANIPGFGAGTELPSPGLVFALEPAKPLETGDYIDIRRRSINDDMDADHIVSRKALELFIDNNYLEIDVRLKKSFLEQAPSIVIPSSVHRRFSETYGGRNTKAKQKKDAADLRAAVDSNMDALKSGLLEYGFTDQEVERTRHQLHELHQAKGWYK, via the coding sequence GTGCGAGCTGAAGTTCTGGGCTTACGTCCGGGGCAAAACCTGCAGGCGCTTGCAGACGCTGGTGGTATGGCGATCATCGACCATCGGCTCAAGACCGAGCAGGTGGCGGGTGGCACAGCCATCCATGTAGCTGCCACGGGGGGCACGATTGCCGCTGAAGTGCCGGTGCGCAATGCCGTTCTGGACCCGCTGAGCAACACCTACGTCCTCGACGGCGAGACGCCTGGCGATAAAAGCCTGCGTTTTGTTGCAGACCCTGATCCAGCCGCCCATGGCGCCACCGCACAAGGTACTGCTGGTGATCTTCCCGGTCTGCTGGCGCTAGGTGCGCCAGCGGACAGCATTCCCCTGGGAGCCGACCTGCGCATAGACGACTGCATTGTCTGTATCCCCGGGCAGTCGCCGTTGTACTTCACTTTTGCTGTGCGCCCCGTTGGTAGCGGTGTGGTCAATGGCACAGGGCAAGCCGTTACCCATGACTGGTGGGAAGCGGTTGAAAAGGATGCAGGGGCGCCGGTGCCCATGGCGGTAGGCGAGCGCTTTCGTGGTCGTGAATTTACTTCTTTCGCAAGCTTCGAGTGCGCCCTCTGGCGTGCTGTCACCGAAGAAGGCTTGTTGATTTCACAGCTCGATGAGATCAACAGGAAACGGTTGGCTAATGGTTATGCTCCCTATGCGCGCAAAAGCGACTGGCTGGGTGAGCGGCATGAGTTCGAAATCCGCTACGCCCGGGCTGCGGTGTACGGCACGGACTCCTACAACCTCGACCGTATAAGCATCCACAAGCCTACTGCTGCCCAGGGCTTGCGACCTGTTACCCAGCCGTTCGCACCTTGGCTGAGCCTTGAGCTCCAGGGATCGCTAGACCTTGTTACAACACAAGCACATTCAGTTTCGGGCAATCGAACCTGGACGCCACTGGTGCCGCCCGGACGTGAAGCCCTCGGCCCGACGGCGTTGCCGCCTGGACCTTCGATACCAGCGGTGTTGCCTGGTACTCCCCTGGCACCCGCCCGGCCGCAAATCGAAATACTTCCGGGCGAGAACATTGAGGACATCAATGCCAATATTCCTGGTTTCGGTGCGGGAACGGAACTGCCGTCTCCGGGACTGGTTTTTGCTCTTGAGCCGGCGAAGCCGCTGGAAACGGGAGATTATATTGATATACGGCGGCGGAGTATCAATGATGATATGGATGCAGATCATATCGTTTCTCGGAAGGCGTTGGAGCTTTTTATAGATAATAACTACCTTGAAATTGATGTGCGTCTGAAGAAAAGCTTTCTTGAACAAGCCCCCAGCATCGTTATCCCTTCAAGTGTGCATAGGAGATTCAGTGAAACTTATGGCGGTAGAAACACAAAGGCTAAGCAAAAGAAAGATGCCGCCGATCTGCGGGCGGCAGTTGATAGTAATATGGATGCCTTGAAATCAGGACTTCTTGAATATGGCTTTACCGATCAAGAAGTCGAAAGGACCCGTCACCAGTTGCATGAATTGCATCAAGCAAAAGGGTGGTACAAATGA
- a CDS encoding DUF6392 family protein — translation MNLSNIDTWLSSVGQTYQDLVRKKIISDTPFIELYPGTDYLHIEPERGVDFGFFAETKKLEAICITLQKIAPSQIDYAGELSAPYGSLKTRDAVHEFFGVPFEQKGPMTLPLPVGKTGGWDLYHLSSKGHENIRVIFKYNVNLEVCSLVFSLLDKGRD, via the coding sequence ATGAACTTAAGTAACATTGATACTTGGCTGAGCAGTGTTGGGCAGACCTACCAAGATTTGGTGAGGAAAAAAATTATCTCGGATACTCCTTTTATAGAGCTGTATCCTGGCACAGATTATTTGCACATCGAACCTGAGCGAGGTGTCGACTTTGGTTTTTTTGCTGAAACAAAAAAACTCGAAGCGATTTGTATCACACTGCAGAAAATAGCGCCTTCACAAATTGACTATGCAGGAGAACTGTCAGCGCCCTACGGTTCGCTTAAAACGCGGGATGCCGTGCATGAATTTTTTGGTGTTCCTTTCGAGCAAAAAGGACCAATGACGCTCCCCCTGCCAGTAGGTAAGACAGGGGGGTGGGACTTGTATCATCTTAGCTCTAAAGGGCACGAAAATATTAGAGTGATATTCAAGTACAACGTGAACTTGGAAGTTTGTAGCTTGGTGTTTTCTTTGCTTGACAAAGGTCGAGATTGA